Below is a genomic region from Rosa chinensis cultivar Old Blush chromosome 5, RchiOBHm-V2, whole genome shotgun sequence.
ACATACCCTATTCACCAAATCTAAAAACCACTACCAAatgctcatcatcatcatcactctcAAGCGCCCCAAGCATGCATCATGAGTGGGATGAAAATATCCAACCTGAAACCCTAGTCTCCCACGATCAGGAACAAAGGCCGCTATCCGAAATGTGGAAGGAAATGCAAGGCCTTAATAACTGGGAAGGCCTTCTAGACCCAACACTCAATCCACATCTTCGACAAGAAATCATCCGATATGGTGAATTCGCCCAAGCCTCTTATGATTCCTTTGACTTCGACCCTCACTCCAAGTACTGTGGCACGTGTAAATACCAAGGTGCTCATTTCTTCGAAAACCTGGACATGGCAGATCGAGGCTACCAAATCAGCCGATATCTATATGCAACTTCCAACATCAATCTCCCCAATTTCTTCCAAAAGTCGAAGGTCAGTAGCGTGTGGAGCACCCATGCAAACTGGATGGGCTACGTGGCCGTAGCCACAGACGTCGATGAAATCAAAAGACTTGGTCGAAGAGACATAGTGATTGCATGGAGAGGAACAGTCACATACCTTGAATGGATTTACGACCTCAAAGACATTCTCCGGCCAGCTTATTTTTGCAGTGATCCCTCAGTGAAGATCGAATCTGGGTTCCATGAATTATACACCAAGAAAGAAGATACGTGCAAATACTGCTCATTTTCTGCTCGTGAACAAGTTCTAGCAGAGATCAAGAGGCTCCGTGAACGCTACGAAGGAGAAGAGATTAGTATTACAATCACAGGTCATAGTCTTGGGGCTGCTTTGGCTATTTTGAGTGCCTATGATATTGCAGAAATGGGACTAAATGTTATACGTGATGATGGTAGGGTGGAGACTAAAATTCCAATCACCGTGTACTCATTTTCGGGTCCTAGAGTGGGAAATCTTAAGTTCAAGGAAAGATGTGATGAGCTTGGAGTTAAGGTGCTGAGAGTGATCAATGTGCATGATAAGGTACCTACAGTGCCTGGTATCATTGCAAATGAGAAGTTTAGGTATCAAAAGTACATAGAAGACACTATTTCATTTCCTTGGAGTTATGCTCATGTTGGAGTGGAGCTTGCACTGGATCACACCCAAAGCCCATTTCTCAAGCCCACTAATGATTTTGGGTGTGCACACAATCTTGAAGCTCATTTGCATTTGGTTGATGGGTACCATGGGAAGGGCAAAAAGTTCTGCTTGGTTACCAAGAGGGATATTGCACTTGTGAACAAGAGCTGTGATTTTTTGAAGAGCCAATATGGCGTGCCGCCACACTGGCGGCAAGATGAGAATAAGGGTATGGTGAGGAATAGGGATGGGAGGTGGGTTCTGCCAGAGAGACCCAAAGTTGAAGCTCACCCACCTGATATGGTTCACCACATTGAGCAACTGCTCAATAAATCATCTGGCTCTCAACTTGAAATGCCTTGATTACGACTTGAAAACTAATACTTTTCTTGTGCTTATTAGttgatcattttctttttctctacaTTATGTTGACTAATTATGTAAGGAGGGCATACCATGGAGTTATGTGCAGAAATAAGAAATTTGTGTGTACAGAAATATAGAATGAGTATGCATGAATatttgatctatatatatatatatatatatatatattatgaagTGCTAGAATCAAATATTTGAAAATAATTCAGACGTACCAGCATCAAATATTT
It encodes:
- the LOC112167092 gene encoding phospholipase A1-Igamma3, chloroplastic, whose amino-acid sequence is MTRLLLSPNQPNINPTLPPNSQGLLQKHYLINKTINLIFPNIPYSPNLKTTTKCSSSSSLSSAPSMHHEWDENIQPETLVSHDQEQRPLSEMWKEMQGLNNWEGLLDPTLNPHLRQEIIRYGEFAQASYDSFDFDPHSKYCGTCKYQGAHFFENLDMADRGYQISRYLYATSNINLPNFFQKSKVSSVWSTHANWMGYVAVATDVDEIKRLGRRDIVIAWRGTVTYLEWIYDLKDILRPAYFCSDPSVKIESGFHELYTKKEDTCKYCSFSAREQVLAEIKRLRERYEGEEISITITGHSLGAALAILSAYDIAEMGLNVIRDDGRVETKIPITVYSFSGPRVGNLKFKERCDELGVKVLRVINVHDKVPTVPGIIANEKFRYQKYIEDTISFPWSYAHVGVELALDHTQSPFLKPTNDFGCAHNLEAHLHLVDGYHGKGKKFCLVTKRDIALVNKSCDFLKSQYGVPPHWRQDENKGMVRNRDGRWVLPERPKVEAHPPDMVHHIEQLLNKSSGSQLEMP